One Pseudorasbora parva isolate DD20220531a chromosome 8, ASM2467924v1, whole genome shotgun sequence DNA window includes the following coding sequences:
- the mmp20b gene encoding matrix metalloproteinase-20, protein MQVLLCLVCAFGIFGKYHLAPLPLEDDGSVLPTRLAQNDLSLATKYLQHFYSFQADPAGRRRRSRPSFSSKLKDMQSFFGLNRTGTMNPETLAVMRTPRCGVSDVEDYSHRRGNRWKKNVITYGVGRYTSDLPVNTVDALIASALDAWEKVSPLTFLRSYSHQADIMVEFIGNEHGDSFPFDGPDGTLAHAFGPGEGIGGDVHFDEAEAWTAGFKGFNLYVVATHEFGHALGLKHSQIPESVMYPTYKHRKTHNLLSSEDIININTLYGPRDKRPFPSSRFSWINPSNPWYSGSYFPVSFKDTCNPDLTFDAVTTVGEAIFFFRDKYLWIKHNNQNDIKEGPISNFMPKIDCQIDAAYWVPQRSTAYLFNGTTFWAVKGSQVKGRAKNILSLGFPSWVQQIDAAVHIHKSVHTLFFTQHQYWRYNEHNKTMNDSSPRNISDDFPEIKGPISAAVFKDGSLHFFVGSDVYKYDVKQKEMIGADKTTSWLGC, encoded by the exons ATGCAGGTTTTACTCTGTCTGGTTTGTGCCTTTGGCATTTTTGGTAAGTATCACCTAGCACCTTTACCACTTGAAGATGATGGATCGGTACTTCCAACGAGACTTGCTCAGAATGACCTGTCCCTGGCAACA AAATACCTGCAGCACTTTTACAGTTTTCAAGCGGATCCTGCGGGCCGCCGGAGGAGGAGTCGTCCCTCTTTCTCTTCCAAACTGAAGGATATGCAGAGCTTTTTTGGGCTGAATAGGACCGGAACCATGAACCCAGAAACCCTCGCTGTCATGAGGACTCCACGGTGTGGCGTCTCAGATGTGGAGGATTACAGTCACAGACGTGGAAACAGATGGAAGAAAAACGTCATCACTTATGG TGTCGGGAGGTACACCAGTGACTTACCTGTGAATACAGTGGACGCTCTGATTGCCTCGGCTCTGGATGCATGGGAAAAGGTCAGCCCTCTCACTTTCTTACGGTCATATTCTCACCAGGCAGACATCATGGTGGAGTTCATTGGAAACG AGCATGGCGACTCCTTCCCATTTGATGGTCCAGACGGAACACTGGCCCATGCTTTTGGCCCAGGGGAAGGCATTGGCGGAGACGTTCATTTTGATGAGGCTGAAGCATGGACAGCTGGGTTCAAAG GATTTAACCTATATGTAGTAGCTACACATGAGTTTGGTCATGCACTTGGTTTAAAACACTCACAAATCCCAGAATCAGTGATGTATCCAACTTATAAACATAGGAAAACACACAATCTGCTCTCCAGTGAAGATATCATAAACATCAACACTCTATATG GGCCAAGGGACAAAAGGCCCTTTCCATCTTCAAGATTTAGCTGGATCAATCCCAGTAACCCCTGGTACAGTGGTTCATATTTCCCTGTGTCATTCAAGGACACATGTAATCCCGATCTGACTTTTGATGCCGTGACTACTGTAGGAGAGGCCATTTTCTTCTTCAGGGACAA GTACTTGTGGATCAAACACAATAACCAAAATGATATAAAGGAAGGCCCCATCAGCAATTTCATGCCAAAAATTGATTGTCAGATCGACGCTGCTTATTGGGTCCCACAGCGGTCGACAGCATATCTGTTCAATG GTACAACTTTCTGGGCCGTGAAAGGATCCCAAGTAAAAGGCAGAGCGAAAAACATCCTCAGTCTGGGGTTCCCTTCATGGGTACAGCAGATAGATGCTGCAGTCCACATTCACAAATCTGTACACACCCTATTCTTCACCCAACATCAGTACTGGAG GTATAATGAACACAACAAGACTATGAATGACTCAAGCCCACGTAACATTTCTGATGATTTCCCAGAAATAAAAGGACCCATAAGTGCAGCAGTTTTTAAAGATG GTTCTCTTCATTTCTTTGTTGGCTCAGATGTGTACAAATATGACGTCAAACAAAAGGAAATGATTGGAGCAGATAAAACAACTTCCTGGCTTGGATGTTAA